A genomic stretch from Aminobacter aminovorans includes:
- a CDS encoding VOC family protein, with translation MLNQIKGLHHVTSMAGDAAENNQFFTHKLGLRRVKKTVNFDAPDVYHLYYADELGTPGSVMTYFPFPNIGKGRPGVGEVGTTVFSVPEGTLPFWEKRFAEQGVNGLARNEQFGEKRLSFAGPDGDGFALVEAKGDSRAPWTKGGVGNDEAIRGFHSASLRLRDGGATEELLKFMGYEPVDTSGNIKRLAVRDGNGADFIDIETLPGASFAGLGAGSVHHIAFAVENREKQLEVRKALMETGYQVTPVIDRDYFWAIYFRTPGGVLFEIATNEPGFDRDEDTAHLGEALKLPAQHAHLRDYLENNLQPLGN, from the coding sequence ATGCTCAACCAGATCAAGGGCCTGCACCACGTCACCTCGATGGCCGGGGATGCGGCCGAAAACAACCAGTTCTTCACCCACAAACTCGGCCTGCGCCGGGTCAAGAAAACTGTCAATTTCGACGCCCCCGACGTCTACCACCTCTATTATGCCGATGAGTTGGGCACGCCCGGTTCGGTGATGACCTACTTCCCGTTCCCCAATATCGGCAAGGGCCGTCCCGGCGTCGGCGAGGTCGGCACCACCGTGTTCTCAGTGCCCGAAGGCACGCTGCCCTTCTGGGAAAAGCGCTTCGCCGAGCAGGGCGTGAACGGGCTCGCCCGCAACGAGCAGTTCGGCGAGAAGCGCCTGAGCTTTGCCGGTCCCGACGGCGATGGCTTCGCGTTGGTCGAAGCCAAGGGCGACAGCCGTGCGCCGTGGACCAAGGGCGGCGTCGGCAATGACGAGGCGATCCGAGGCTTCCACTCAGCCTCGCTCAGGCTGCGCGATGGCGGGGCGACCGAAGAGCTTTTGAAGTTCATGGGCTATGAGCCGGTCGACACGTCAGGCAACATCAAGCGGCTGGCGGTGAGGGACGGCAATGGCGCCGACTTCATCGACATCGAGACGCTGCCGGGCGCTTCCTTCGCCGGCCTCGGCGCGGGTTCGGTGCATCACATCGCCTTTGCGGTGGAGAACCGGGAGAAGCAGCTCGAAGTGCGCAAGGCGCTGATGGAGACGGGCTATCAGGTGACGCCTGTCATCGACCGCGACTACTTCTGGGCGATCTATTTCCGCACCCCCGGTGGCGTGCTGTTCGAGATCGCGACCAACGAGCCCGGTTTCGACCGCGACGAGGACACCGCTCATCTTGGCGAGGCGTTGAAGCTGCCGGCGCAGCATGCGCATCTGCGCGATTATCTGGAAAACAACCTGCAGCCGCTGGGCAACTGA
- a CDS encoding L,D-transpeptidase — MNSELKKRLINITAIAISGAALLLAAGQGSAFAASKIVARVSISQQRMHVIIDGRSAFVWKVSTAGRGYVTPRGSYKPTRMHEMWYSKKYDNAPMPHSIFFNGGYAVHATNQINRLGRPASHGCVRLHPDNAADLYQLVQAYGPSNTSIQIVK, encoded by the coding sequence ATGAATTCCGAACTGAAGAAGCGACTGATCAACATCACCGCAATAGCCATATCAGGCGCGGCATTGCTGCTGGCCGCCGGCCAGGGCAGCGCTTTCGCAGCCAGCAAGATCGTGGCGCGGGTGTCGATCAGCCAGCAGCGGATGCATGTCATCATCGACGGCCGCTCGGCCTTTGTGTGGAAGGTGTCGACGGCGGGCCGCGGCTATGTCACGCCGAGGGGCTCCTACAAGCCGACGCGCATGCATGAGATGTGGTATTCGAAGAAATACGACAACGCGCCGATGCCGCATTCGATCTTCTTCAATGGCGGCTATGCGGTCCATGCGACCAACCAGATCAACCGTCTCGGCCGGCCGGCCTCGCATGGCTGCGTGCGCCTGCACCCCGACAATGCGGCCGACTTGTACCAGCTCGTCCAGGCCTACGGCCCGTCCAACACCAGCATCCAGATCGTCAAATAG
- a CDS encoding glucose 1-dehydrogenase, whose protein sequence is MGRVEGKVAIVTGAASGMGEASAKLLARQGAVVVVSDLQADKGRQVAESIRIAGGRSLYAEHDVTSEAGWQDVMSKTLEAFGGLHILVNNAGVGAPFGSVEDLSLDDWRKVMAVNMEGVFLGTKYGIEAMRKSGKGGSIVNFSSTMGLVGSPSTAAYVASKGGVRLFSKSAALHCAKERYGIRVNSIHPGWIRTPMSSAALDKLAVSGAGNKAVELTPLGRVGEPEDVAYGVLYLASDESGFVTGTELVIDGGYTAQ, encoded by the coding sequence ATGGGCCGCGTCGAAGGAAAAGTTGCCATCGTCACCGGTGCCGCGTCTGGCATGGGCGAAGCGAGCGCCAAGCTGCTGGCGCGCCAGGGTGCGGTCGTCGTCGTCAGCGATCTGCAGGCCGACAAGGGTCGCCAGGTCGCCGAATCCATCCGGATCGCCGGTGGGCGCAGCCTCTATGCCGAACATGACGTCACTTCGGAAGCCGGCTGGCAAGACGTTATGTCGAAGACGCTTGAAGCCTTCGGAGGGCTCCACATTCTGGTCAACAATGCCGGCGTCGGCGCACCCTTCGGCAGCGTCGAGGATCTCAGCCTCGACGACTGGCGCAAGGTCATGGCGGTCAACATGGAGGGCGTGTTCCTCGGCACCAAATACGGCATCGAGGCCATGCGCAAGTCTGGCAAGGGCGGGTCGATCGTCAACTTTTCGTCGACGATGGGCCTCGTCGGCAGCCCGTCGACAGCAGCCTATGTCGCGAGCAAGGGCGGGGTCAGGCTGTTCAGCAAGTCAGCGGCGCTGCATTGCGCCAAGGAGCGCTACGGTATACGCGTCAACTCCATCCATCCGGGTTGGATCCGCACACCGATGTCGTCGGCAGCACTCGACAAGCTGGCCGTAAGCGGCGCGGGCAACAAGGCCGTCGAACTGACACCGCTCGGCCGGGTCGGCGAACCCGAAGACGTTGCTTATGGCGTGCTCTATCTCGCCTCCGACGAGTCGGGCTTCGTGACCGGTACCGAACTCGTAATCGATGGCGGCTATACGGCCCAGTGA
- a CDS encoding PAS domain S-box protein, producing MTLLTVSRTDNPSGTPSPTIVAGQIVRRLRAAQDWQIEIDTILRSLAGGFGGHRTILFRLRDVPGQGFAQSIAAFWVDPKIDAIAAPPTTINQTLVDSDPLLERLAEEGRQGKIFTGLTRDLSGFLRNDFEKQHIKSFLSVSVSAHGHLWGTLAVNDCLVERHWDDDEIAALEIIAAALGDAIERSLSEYHVSEIIRRTMLQASLDAIMVVDETGSIIEFNPAAEKMFGWTRDEILGKDLLDTVIPTYYRKGYNNGAEYLAGRGSPMVGHRLETVTQNATGEIIPIELTANEMRLADRRLVLGSIRDLREKHRAEEEINRQREKLHQNEKMAAMGSLLAGVSHELNNPLAVVVAQSTLLHEFAPDPQTKIRAEKVRAAAERCGRIVKSFLGMVRLHPTSRAETDLNQVIRAALEVTAYGARSSGISITTELAAGTLSVMADADHMTQVAANFLVNSQHALAAAPGDRVIRVRTFRNADGSAGFSVEDSGPGIAEAIRDRIFESYFTTKPVGVGTGIGLSISKAIVDRHNGKVWFEPVAPTGARFIVELPPMGDGHGTMLEATPKSSGLRHAVIIDDEPDVAASLADILELMGVKSRIVSTWDSVSEALADQPDIIFSDLRMPDRSGITIFREIVATQPEMAPRFVLVTGDLIGAKAELEQLPPNLKPHILEKPFSTFDVRSALSAVSEQVADGA from the coding sequence ATGACATTGTTGACCGTCTCACGCACCGACAACCCGTCGGGCACGCCGAGCCCCACCATCGTGGCCGGGCAGATCGTGCGCCGGCTACGCGCAGCCCAGGATTGGCAGATCGAGATCGATACCATCCTGCGCAGCCTCGCCGGCGGCTTCGGCGGCCATCGCACCATCCTGTTCCGGCTGCGCGACGTGCCCGGCCAAGGTTTCGCGCAGTCGATCGCCGCCTTTTGGGTCGACCCGAAGATCGACGCCATCGCAGCGCCGCCGACGACCATCAACCAGACGCTTGTCGATTCCGACCCGCTGCTCGAGCGCCTTGCCGAGGAAGGCCGCCAGGGCAAGATCTTCACCGGATTGACCCGCGACCTCAGCGGTTTCCTGCGCAACGACTTCGAAAAGCAGCATATCAAGTCGTTCCTGTCGGTGTCGGTGTCGGCGCATGGTCATCTCTGGGGCACGCTCGCCGTCAATGATTGCCTCGTCGAGCGCCACTGGGACGACGACGAGATCGCCGCGCTCGAAATCATCGCCGCAGCCCTCGGCGATGCCATCGAGCGCTCGCTGTCGGAATATCATGTCAGCGAGATCATCCGCCGCACCATGCTGCAGGCCTCGCTCGACGCCATCATGGTGGTCGACGAGACCGGCTCGATCATCGAGTTCAACCCAGCCGCCGAAAAGATGTTCGGGTGGACGCGCGACGAGATCCTGGGCAAGGACCTGCTCGATACGGTGATCCCCACCTACTACCGCAAGGGCTATAATAACGGCGCCGAATACCTGGCCGGGCGGGGCTCGCCGATGGTCGGCCATAGGCTCGAGACAGTGACCCAGAATGCGACCGGTGAGATCATCCCGATCGAGCTCACCGCCAACGAGATGCGGCTCGCCGACCGGCGCCTCGTCCTCGGCTCGATCCGCGACCTCAGGGAAAAGCACCGCGCCGAAGAAGAGATCAACCGCCAGCGCGAAAAGCTGCACCAGAACGAGAAGATGGCGGCAATGGGCTCGCTGCTCGCCGGCGTTTCGCACGAGCTCAACAATCCGCTTGCCGTGGTGGTGGCCCAATCGACGCTGCTGCATGAATTCGCCCCCGACCCGCAGACCAAGATCCGCGCCGAGAAGGTGCGGGCCGCCGCCGAACGCTGTGGCCGCATCGTCAAGAGCTTCCTCGGCATGGTCCGCCTGCACCCGACGTCGCGCGCCGAGACCGACCTCAACCAGGTCATCCGTGCCGCCCTCGAGGTCACCGCCTATGGCGCCCGCTCCAGCGGCATCAGCATTACCACCGAACTTGCGGCAGGCACGCTGAGCGTCATGGCCGATGCCGATCATATGACCCAGGTCGCGGCAAACTTCCTGGTCAACAGCCAGCATGCGCTGGCCGCGGCACCAGGCGACCGCGTCATTCGCGTCAGGACCTTCCGCAATGCCGACGGCAGCGCCGGCTTCTCGGTCGAAGACTCCGGCCCCGGCATCGCCGAGGCGATCCGCGACCGCATCTTCGAGTCCTATTTCACCACAAAGCCGGTCGGCGTCGGCACCGGCATTGGTCTCTCGATCTCGAAAGCCATCGTCGACCGGCACAATGGCAAGGTCTGGTTCGAGCCGGTGGCGCCGACGGGCGCGCGCTTCATTGTCGAACTGCCGCCGATGGGCGACGGCCACGGCACCATGCTGGAGGCGACGCCGAAGTCGAGTGGGCTGCGCCACGCCGTCATCATCGACGATGAGCCCGACGTTGCCGCCTCACTGGCCGATATTCTCGAACTGATGGGCGTCAAGTCGCGCATCGTCTCGACCTGGGATTCGGTCTCGGAAGCTCTGGCCGATCAGCCCGACATCATCTTTTCCGACCTGCGCATGCCTGATCGCAGCGGCATCACCATCTTCCGCGAGATCGTCGCGACACAGCCGGAGATGGCACCACGCTTCGTACTCGTCACCGGCGACCTGATCGGCGCCAAGGCCGAGCTCGAGCAACTGCCGCCCAACCTCAAGCCGCACATACTCGAAAAGCCGTTCAGCACCTTCGACGTCCGCAGCGCACTCAGCGCGGTCAGCGAGCAGGTCGCCGACGGCGCATGA
- a CDS encoding GNAT family N-acetyltransferase has product MTEELAAIEREDHGSKGRYVIRGDGGAEAEMTYSNVSETLFIIDHTEVPDAFRGQGAGLRLVTRAVEDARAAGKKIIPLCPFAAAQFRRHPEWADVLNS; this is encoded by the coding sequence ATGACTGAAGAACTGGCGGCGATCGAGCGTGAGGACCATGGCAGCAAGGGACGCTACGTCATACGCGGTGACGGCGGCGCCGAAGCGGAGATGACCTACAGCAATGTCAGCGAAACGCTGTTCATCATCGACCACACCGAGGTGCCCGACGCGTTTCGTGGGCAGGGCGCCGGCTTGAGGCTGGTGACGCGGGCGGTCGAGGATGCGCGCGCAGCGGGCAAGAAGATCATCCCGCTGTGTCCGTTTGCCGCGGCTCAATTCCGCCGCCACCCCGAATGGGCCGACGTCCTCAACAGTTGA
- a CDS encoding alkaline phosphatase family protein has product MAGTGRRQNILLITCDQWRGDSLSAVGHPVVKTPNSDALAREGVLFSRHYAGAAPCSPARACLYTGLYQMNNRVCRNGTPLDDRHDNIARAARRVGYDPTLFGYTDVSPDPRNRAPGDPFLRTYEGVLPGFTTRQLLPEHQKGWLSWLAARGIDSSAGFPDIHRPATADAPEVSNAIPVYSKDETPAAFLTGEFLRWLGEQDKGEPWFAHVSFLSPHPPFIVPAPFNTMYDPAEGPAYARAPSLDAEKASHPFLTYHLEHHQGKSSFIPGAAGKVGDWSEEEFRKIRALYYGMISEVDSQLGRIWQGIRDKGDWEDTIVILTSDHAEMMGDHHMLGKGGWFDGSYHVPLIVKAPGHERAAGSTINRFTAAVDIMPTLLDLIGAAAQPHLDGQSLKPFLDGEAPAGWRDAAHWEYDFRSVANGATEAYFGTGSRQLNLSVVRTETVKYVHFGGGLPPLLYNLANDPGEMRNLADDPAWLGVRLEFAEKLLGWRARHLDQSLALSELAEAGPTGHFLRLP; this is encoded by the coding sequence TTGGCAGGCACCGGCAGACGGCAGAACATTCTTCTCATCACTTGCGACCAGTGGCGTGGCGACAGCCTGTCGGCAGTCGGCCATCCCGTGGTGAAGACGCCAAATTCGGATGCGCTGGCGCGCGAGGGCGTGCTGTTTTCTCGCCACTATGCCGGAGCCGCGCCCTGCTCGCCGGCACGCGCCTGCCTTTACACCGGCCTCTACCAGATGAACAACCGCGTCTGCCGCAATGGCACGCCGCTCGACGACCGCCATGATAACATCGCACGCGCCGCGCGTCGCGTCGGCTACGACCCGACATTGTTCGGCTACACCGATGTTTCGCCCGACCCACGCAACCGCGCGCCGGGCGACCCGTTCCTGCGCACGTATGAAGGTGTTCTGCCCGGCTTCACCACGCGCCAGCTTTTGCCCGAACACCAGAAAGGCTGGCTGTCCTGGCTCGCCGCACGCGGCATCGATTCCAGCGCCGGCTTCCCCGATATCCACCGACCGGCGACCGCCGATGCTCCGGAAGTCAGCAACGCTATCCCCGTCTATTCGAAGGATGAAACACCTGCCGCCTTCCTCACCGGCGAATTCCTGCGCTGGCTCGGCGAGCAGGACAAGGGCGAGCCCTGGTTCGCCCATGTCTCGTTCCTCAGCCCGCATCCACCCTTCATCGTGCCCGCGCCGTTCAACACAATGTACGACCCGGCGGAAGGCCCGGCCTATGCCCGTGCGCCCAGCCTCGACGCAGAGAAGGCGAGCCACCCTTTCCTCACCTATCACCTCGAACATCATCAGGGTAAGTCGAGCTTCATCCCAGGTGCCGCGGGCAAGGTCGGCGACTGGAGCGAGGAGGAGTTCCGCAAGATCCGCGCGCTCTATTACGGCATGATCTCGGAGGTCGATTCCCAGCTCGGCCGCATCTGGCAAGGCATCCGCGACAAGGGTGACTGGGAAGACACCATCGTCATTCTGACCTCCGACCACGCCGAGATGATGGGTGACCACCACATGCTCGGCAAGGGCGGATGGTTTGATGGCAGCTACCACGTCCCGCTTATCGTCAAGGCGCCCGGCCACGAGCGGGCGGCTGGCAGCACCATCAATCGATTCACCGCAGCCGTCGACATCATGCCGACCCTGCTCGACCTGATCGGCGCCGCCGCGCAGCCGCATCTCGACGGCCAGTCACTGAAACCGTTCCTCGACGGCGAGGCGCCGGCCGGCTGGCGCGACGCCGCCCATTGGGAGTACGATTTCCGCTCGGTCGCCAACGGCGCCACCGAGGCCTATTTTGGCACCGGATCGCGGCAGCTCAACCTGTCGGTCGTCCGCACCGAGACGGTCAAATACGTCCATTTCGGCGGCGGCTTGCCGCCACTGCTCTACAATCTTGCCAACGATCCCGGTGAAATGCGCAACCTCGCAGACGATCCGGCGTGGCTGGGCGTGCGGCTCGAATTTGCGGAAAAACTGCTCGGCTGGCGCGCCAGGCATCTCGACCAGTCGCTGGCGCTGTCGGAGCTGGCCGAGGCCGGCCCAACCGGACATTTCCTGCGCCTGCCGTAG
- a CDS encoding response regulator: MFIPNLLSAGSGGETKLRARIVIVEDEPDLRDAVAEYLGANGFDVTAVESAAALRSLIETEQFQLAILDIAMPGEDGLSLGRWLRAKMPIGIIYATAAGTALDRIVGLEIGADDYMVKPYELRELLARVRSVIRRVPQPESYRQSLLAAQPPRRTIAFGPFQADLDGRLVTGSSGAIIDLAKSEFDMLEVFLTRPNRLLSRTTISEAIGFAEDPESSRAVDIRIMRLRKKIEDDPANPKFLRTVRGEGYIFSLPGSEGY; encoded by the coding sequence ATGTTTATACCCAATCTACTTTCCGCCGGTAGCGGAGGCGAGACCAAACTGCGCGCTCGGATTGTCATCGTCGAAGATGAGCCCGACCTGAGGGATGCCGTCGCCGAATATCTCGGCGCGAACGGCTTCGACGTGACTGCAGTCGAGAGTGCCGCGGCCCTTCGCAGCCTCATCGAAACCGAACAATTCCAGCTTGCCATCCTTGATATCGCCATGCCCGGCGAAGATGGGCTGTCGCTCGGTCGCTGGCTGCGGGCGAAGATGCCGATCGGCATCATCTACGCCACCGCCGCTGGCACGGCGCTCGACCGCATCGTTGGCCTTGAGATCGGCGCCGACGACTACATGGTCAAGCCTTATGAACTGCGCGAACTGCTGGCCCGCGTGCGCTCCGTCATCCGACGCGTGCCGCAGCCCGAAAGCTACCGCCAGTCGCTGCTTGCCGCCCAGCCGCCGCGACGCACCATCGCCTTTGGCCCGTTCCAGGCCGACCTCGACGGCCGTCTTGTCACCGGCAGCAGCGGCGCCATCATCGACCTTGCCAAGAGCGAATTCGACATGCTCGAGGTCTTCCTGACGCGGCCCAACCGGCTGCTCAGCCGAACCACCATCTCAGAGGCGATCGGCTTTGCCGAAGACCCCGAATCCTCACGCGCCGTCGACATTCGCATCATGCGGCTCAGGAAGAAGATCGAAGACGATCCGGCGAACCCGAAATTTCTGCGCACCGTGCGTGGTGAAGGCTATATCTTCTCCTTGCCCGGCAGCGAAGGCTACTAG
- the fcl gene encoding GDP-L-fucose synthase, which produces MADLLYPLAGKRVWVAGHRGMVGAALVRRLAQEDCEVVTAGRDSVDLTRQAEVEAWLADTRPQAVLLAAAKVGGILANATYPAAFLYENLAIETNIIHASHKVGVEKLLFLGSSCIYPKFAPQPITEDALLTGALEPTNEWYAIAKIAGLKLAEAYRKQHGVDFISAMPTNLYGPGDNFDLTSSHVLPALIRKAHEARLSGATELTIWGSGTPRREFLHVDDAADALVFLLKSYSGDQHVNVGSGTDVTILELAETVARVVGFAGRIALDTSKPDGTPRKLMSGDKLARLGWQPRIELESGIRATYDWFIDNKL; this is translated from the coding sequence ATGGCTGATCTCCTCTACCCGCTCGCCGGCAAGCGCGTCTGGGTCGCCGGCCATCGCGGCATGGTGGGTGCTGCCCTTGTGCGCCGTCTGGCGCAGGAAGACTGCGAGGTCGTCACCGCCGGCCGCGACAGCGTCGACCTGACCCGGCAGGCCGAGGTCGAGGCCTGGCTCGCCGACACCCGCCCACAGGCCGTATTGCTGGCTGCGGCCAAGGTCGGCGGCATCCTTGCCAACGCCACCTATCCCGCCGCGTTTCTCTACGAGAACCTGGCGATCGAGACCAACATCATCCATGCGTCCCACAAGGTCGGCGTCGAAAAGCTGCTGTTTCTCGGATCGAGCTGCATCTACCCGAAATTCGCGCCCCAGCCGATCACGGAAGACGCGCTACTGACGGGCGCGCTTGAGCCGACCAACGAATGGTATGCCATCGCCAAGATCGCCGGGCTCAAGCTCGCTGAAGCCTATCGCAAGCAGCATGGCGTCGACTTCATCTCGGCGATGCCGACAAACCTCTACGGCCCGGGCGACAATTTCGACCTGACGTCGAGCCATGTCCTGCCGGCACTGATCCGCAAGGCGCATGAAGCCAGGCTTTCGGGTGCCACTGAGCTGACGATCTGGGGCAGCGGCACGCCGCGGCGCGAGTTCCTGCATGTCGACGACGCCGCCGACGCGCTGGTTTTCCTGCTCAAGTCCTATTCAGGCGACCAGCACGTCAATGTCGGGTCGGGCACCGACGTGACCATCCTCGAACTGGCCGAGACGGTGGCGCGTGTCGTCGGCTTTGCCGGCCGCATCGCCCTCGACACCTCAAAGCCAGACGGCACGCCGCGCAAGCTGATGAGCGGCGACAAGCTCGCCCGCCTTGGCTGGCAGCCGCGCATCGAACTCGAAAGCGGTATCCGCGCGACCTACGACTGGTTCATCGACAACAAGCTGTAG
- a CDS encoding alpha/beta hydrolase → MSKDSYIHKVLPGEPDGPVIFAFHGTGGDENQLLGLARELVPGATVVSPRGDVSEMGAARFFRRTGEGVYDMDDLARATTKMAGFVKAHIAVAKPSEVLALGYSNGANILASVLFAEPDLFDAVALMHPLIPFAPEVKGSLSGRQVLVTAGRRDPICPPDLTARLDAYLRQAGAAVSVEWHEGGHELRPNETEAVKRLFAGVTKEL, encoded by the coding sequence ATGAGCAAGGATAGTTACATCCACAAGGTGCTGCCAGGGGAACCTGATGGCCCTGTGATCTTCGCTTTCCACGGCACCGGCGGTGATGAGAACCAGCTTCTGGGCTTAGCCCGGGAACTGGTGCCGGGGGCGACCGTCGTGTCGCCCCGCGGCGACGTCTCGGAAATGGGAGCTGCGCGCTTCTTCCGCCGCACCGGCGAGGGCGTCTACGACATGGACGATCTCGCCCGGGCGACCACCAAGATGGCCGGCTTCGTCAAGGCTCACATCGCTGTGGCAAAGCCGTCGGAGGTTCTGGCGCTCGGCTATTCCAATGGCGCCAACATCCTGGCCTCGGTGCTGTTTGCCGAACCCGATTTGTTCGACGCGGTCGCACTGATGCATCCGCTGATCCCGTTTGCACCTGAGGTTAAGGGCAGCCTCAGTGGTCGCCAGGTGCTTGTTACCGCCGGGCGGCGCGATCCGATCTGTCCACCTGATCTGACGGCCCGGCTCGACGCCTATTTGCGGCAAGCGGGCGCCGCTGTCAGTGTCGAATGGCATGAAGGCGGCCACGAGCTACGGCCAAACGAAACCGAAGCGGTGAAACGCCTTTTCGCCGGCGTCACAAAGGAGCTGTAA
- a CDS encoding response regulator transcription factor has product MAGRSVVALIAIAEVIASDLTDHLERRGHDVRCAKRLWEAEPLLSAKGIDVVVVGDGVTPAEGRDLLRRFGGEGGPDFVLICRPGELVDKVLALELGAADVVESPLVVRELAARIGGLLTRRGRGTQELVVLENSTVDLRSALVMHSTGEEEQLSPGQIALLKLFLSQPRRVLTRDDIMAAAPAESADAFDRSIDSRIVRLRRKLDTESITTIRGSGYRFDPPTRTAGQEDGTTTPTENPS; this is encoded by the coding sequence GTGGCTGGAAGATCGGTCGTAGCGCTTATCGCCATTGCGGAGGTCATCGCCTCCGACCTGACCGATCATCTCGAACGGCGCGGCCATGACGTGCGCTGCGCCAAGCGGCTGTGGGAAGCCGAGCCGCTGCTGTCGGCAAAGGGCATCGATGTCGTCGTGGTCGGCGACGGCGTGACGCCGGCCGAAGGACGCGACCTGCTGCGCCGCTTCGGCGGCGAGGGCGGTCCCGACTTCGTGCTGATCTGCCGCCCCGGCGAACTCGTCGACAAGGTGCTGGCGCTCGAACTTGGCGCCGCCGATGTCGTGGAGAGCCCTCTCGTCGTGAGGGAGCTCGCCGCGCGCATCGGCGGCCTCCTCACGCGCCGGGGACGCGGCACGCAGGAATTGGTGGTACTGGAGAATTCGACGGTCGACCTGCGCTCCGCACTTGTCATGCACAGCACCGGCGAGGAAGAGCAGCTGTCGCCTGGCCAGATCGCGCTGCTCAAGCTGTTCCTGTCGCAACCAAGGCGCGTGCTGACGCGCGACGACATCATGGCGGCGGCTCCGGCTGAAAGTGCCGATGCCTTCGACCGCTCGATCGACTCGCGCATCGTGCGCCTGCGTCGAAAGCTCGACACTGAAAGCATCACGACCATCCGGGGTTCGGGCTATCGTTTCGATCCCCCGACAAGGACGGCCGGGCAGGAGGACGGCACAACCACTCCAACCGAAAACCCGAGCTGA